The Acidimicrobiales bacterium genome contains a region encoding:
- a CDS encoding EamA family transporter, which translates to MLAATLLALGSAFVHASWNLLIKTSEDRALAAWGQFLAAATLSLLGLAVVGLPGWDALPYLLGTAVVHVAYIEGLVAAYTHGDFSLSYPVARGGGAVLAAVGSVVVLGDHLPPWAWVAIAVAGAGLISLRSGRAVPAADDVVLGPLGHPDDPTPGPAPGGDVTPVTDERRALAFAALTAACIATYTVIDSAGARAVDSGVSYGLASVAAGGLAISAGNLARPSRRARAGALRTGWPRHLAGGLGTTLAYTMVLVAVRHAPVGYVTMLRESSVVIGALVGWLVLREGLGGRRLASSGVILAGLLLLVAAGR; encoded by the coding sequence GTGCTCGCCGCCACGCTGCTCGCCCTCGGCTCGGCGTTCGTGCACGCCTCCTGGAACCTGCTCATCAAGACCAGCGAGGACCGGGCCCTGGCCGCCTGGGGGCAGTTCCTGGCCGCCGCCACCCTGTCCCTGCTCGGCCTGGCCGTGGTGGGCCTCCCGGGCTGGGACGCCCTCCCCTACCTGCTGGGCACGGCCGTGGTCCACGTCGCCTACATCGAGGGCCTGGTGGCCGCCTACACCCACGGCGACTTCTCGCTGTCGTACCCGGTGGCCCGGGGCGGGGGGGCGGTGCTGGCCGCGGTGGGCAGCGTGGTCGTGCTGGGCGACCACCTTCCCCCGTGGGCCTGGGTGGCCATCGCCGTGGCCGGGGCCGGGCTCATCTCCCTGCGCTCGGGGCGGGCGGTGCCGGCCGCCGACGACGTGGTCCTGGGCCCGCTGGGCCACCCCGACGACCCCACCCCGGGCCCCGCCCCTGGCGGCGACGTCACCCCGGTCACCGACGAGCGGCGGGCCCTGGCCTTCGCCGCTCTCACCGCGGCCTGCATCGCCACCTACACGGTGATCGATTCGGCCGGGGCCCGGGCCGTCGACAGCGGGGTGTCCTACGGCCTGGCCTCGGTGGCCGCCGGGGGGCTGGCCATCAGCGCCGGCAACCTGGCCCGGCCCAGTCGGCGGGCCCGGGCCGGGGCCCTGCGCACCGGCTGGCCCCGCCACCTGGCCGGGGGACTGGGCACCACCCTGGCCTACACCATGGTCCTGGTGGCCGTCCGCCACGCCCCGGTGGGCTACGTGACCATGCTGCGGGAGTCGTCGGTGGTGATCGGCGCCCTGGTCGGCTGGCTCGTCCTCCGGGAGGGGCTGGGGGGCCGGCGCCTGGCCAGCTCGGGCGTGATCCTGGCCGGGCTGCTCCTCCTGGTGGCCGCCGGCCGCTGA
- a CDS encoding Zn-dependent alcohol dehydrogenase has protein sequence MKGIVWTGELEVRHDVEVRDVRADEVRVRVHAAGLCHSDVSVVDGTIPFPTPVVLGHEGAGVVEAVGDAVTSVGVGDHVVLTTMGFCGHCPACARGLPSHCREGYGKLRAPFTVGGTKAFQFANAGVFAEATVVKENQAVVIDPDVPLRSACLIGCAVVTGVGAVLNRARPTHGQSAVVIGVGGIGLNVLQGLRLSDALPIIAVDANPAKEAAARAFGATHFVTAGPEVDTVAAVREICPDGVDHAFECVGHPALIRTAVDTLDWGGQCVLLGVPKLGTEASFVVQSLYNDKSILGCRYGTARPHHDVPLFVDLYKAGRLLLDELVSATFPLDGVHDALAALQDGTVNRAVLDVT, from the coding sequence GTGAAGGGCATCGTGTGGACCGGTGAGCTGGAGGTCCGCCACGACGTGGAGGTGCGCGACGTGCGGGCCGACGAGGTGCGGGTGCGGGTGCACGCCGCCGGGCTGTGCCACAGCGACGTGTCGGTGGTCGACGGCACCATCCCCTTCCCGACGCCGGTGGTGCTGGGCCACGAGGGGGCCGGGGTGGTGGAGGCGGTGGGCGACGCCGTCACCTCGGTGGGCGTCGGCGACCACGTGGTGCTGACCACCATGGGCTTCTGCGGCCACTGCCCGGCCTGCGCCCGGGGCCTGCCGTCGCACTGCCGGGAGGGCTACGGCAAGCTCCGGGCCCCGTTCACGGTGGGCGGCACCAAGGCCTTCCAGTTCGCCAACGCCGGGGTGTTCGCCGAGGCCACCGTGGTCAAGGAGAACCAGGCCGTGGTCATCGACCCCGACGTGCCGTTGCGCTCGGCCTGCCTCATCGGCTGCGCGGTGGTCACCGGGGTCGGGGCCGTGCTCAACCGGGCCCGGCCCACCCACGGGCAGTCCGCGGTGGTCATCGGCGTGGGCGGCATCGGCCTCAACGTCCTCCAGGGCCTGCGCCTCAGCGATGCCCTCCCGATCATCGCGGTGGACGCCAACCCGGCCAAGGAGGCCGCAGCCCGGGCCTTCGGGGCCACCCACTTCGTCACCGCCGGGCCCGAGGTCGACACCGTCGCCGCGGTCAGGGAGATCTGCCCCGACGGGGTCGACCACGCCTTCGAGTGCGTGGGCCACCCGGCGCTGATCCGCACCGCGGTCGACACCCTCGACTGGGGAGGCCAATGCGTGCTGCTGGGCGTGCCCAAGCTGGGCACCGAGGCCAGCTTCGTGGTCCAGTCGCTCTACAACGACAAGTCCATCCTGGGCTGCCGCTACGGCACGGCCCGGCCCCACCACGACGTCCCGCTGTTCGTGGACCTGTACAAGGCGGGCCGGCTGCTGCTGGACGAGCTGGTGTCGGCCACGTTCCCGCTCGACGGCGTGCACGACGCCCTGGCCGCCCTGCAGGACGGCACGGTCAACCGGGCCGTCCTGGACGTGACGTGA
- a CDS encoding amidohydrolase family protein, which produces MAPAEDFPKIVSVDDHVIEHRTVWLDRLPRQYHDVGPRTVQERGTMQFVGGVFSYQPSDDGELCDWWLYEDKRIPQTRLSAAVGFDRDEVKVTGITYEEMRRGCWDPRARLEDMDTNWTEAQMCFPSFPRFCGQTFMEADDKVLADLCVKAYNDWMVEEWCGDSGGRLVPLTITHLWDVELAAAEVRRNAARGVRAVCFSEIPPYLGLPSIHTDHWEPFFRACAETGTVINMHIGSSSKMPSTSADAPAAVGSTLTFGNAMSSLTDWLFSGWLERLPTLKLAYSEGQIGWIPYILERADNVWEENRAWGGVADIVPEPPSTYYYRQVYGCFFDDVYGLENIEKCGVDNICFETDYPHSDSTWPKSREVGEKLMGNLPTDVVRKLVRGNAIEMLGLDLAP; this is translated from the coding sequence ATGGCCCCCGCCGAGGACTTCCCCAAGATCGTCTCGGTCGACGACCACGTCATCGAGCACCGGACGGTGTGGCTCGACCGCCTGCCCCGGCAGTACCACGACGTCGGCCCCCGCACCGTCCAGGAGCGGGGGACCATGCAGTTCGTGGGCGGGGTGTTCAGCTACCAGCCCTCCGACGACGGCGAGCTGTGCGACTGGTGGCTCTACGAGGACAAGAGGATCCCCCAGACCCGGCTGTCGGCCGCGGTGGGCTTCGACCGCGACGAGGTGAAGGTCACCGGCATCACGTATGAGGAGATGCGCCGGGGCTGCTGGGACCCCAGGGCCCGCCTGGAGGACATGGACACGAACTGGACCGAGGCCCAGATGTGCTTCCCGTCGTTCCCCCGGTTCTGCGGCCAGACGTTCATGGAGGCCGACGACAAGGTGCTGGCCGACCTGTGCGTCAAGGCCTACAACGACTGGATGGTGGAGGAGTGGTGCGGCGACTCGGGCGGGCGCCTCGTCCCCCTGACCATCACCCACCTGTGGGACGTCGAGCTGGCCGCGGCCGAGGTGCGCCGCAACGCCGCCCGGGGTGTGCGGGCCGTGTGCTTCAGCGAGATCCCGCCCTACTTGGGCCTGCCCAGCATCCACACCGACCACTGGGAGCCGTTCTTCCGGGCCTGCGCCGAGACCGGCACCGTCATCAACATGCACATCGGCTCGTCGTCCAAGATGCCCTCGACCTCGGCCGACGCCCCCGCCGCGGTGGGCTCCACCCTCACCTTCGGCAACGCCATGAGCTCCCTGACCGACTGGCTGTTCTCGGGTTGGCTGGAGCGGTTGCCCACCCTGAAGCTGGCCTACAGCGAGGGCCAGATCGGGTGGATCCCCTACATCCTGGAGCGGGCCGACAACGTGTGGGAGGAGAACCGGGCCTGGGGTGGCGTGGCCGACATCGTGCCCGAGCCGCCCAGCACCTACTACTACCGCCAGGTCTACGGCTGCTTCTTCGACGACGTGTACGGCTTGGAGAACATCGAGAAGTGCGGCGTCGACAACATCTGCTTCGAGACCGACTACCCCCACTCCGACTCCACGTGGCCCAAGAGCCGTGAGGTGGGCGAGAAGCTGATGGGCAACCTGCCCACCGACGTGGTCCGCAAGCTGGTCCGGGGCAACGCCATCGAGATGCTCGGCCTCGACCTCGCGCCGTAG
- a CDS encoding SDR family NAD(P)-dependent oxidoreductase, translated as MSEGPFSGRVVLVTGGGSGIGAETCRRFAAGGARVAVLDRHAGTAEAVAAEVGGLALVADVADPAAVEGAVARAGAELGPLTDLVANAGMGRAKGLWDHTDQEWQLIVGVNLTGTFNCLRAVVPGLLARGGGTVVTVASLTGVRPTMGEGPYSAAKAGVIALTRSAALEAAPTVRVNCVAPGMIRTPLTRMVTDTPEWLAAAEAGTPLGRVGEAGEVADVVAFLASDAASYVTGQTIVVDGGSILPSLQSDALLRAISGRSD; from the coding sequence GTGAGCGAGGGGCCGTTCTCCGGGCGGGTGGTGCTGGTCACCGGCGGGGGATCGGGCATCGGGGCCGAGACGTGCCGGCGCTTCGCCGCCGGCGGGGCCCGGGTGGCGGTGCTCGACCGCCACGCCGGCACGGCCGAGGCGGTGGCGGCCGAGGTGGGCGGCCTGGCCCTGGTGGCCGACGTGGCCGACCCGGCAGCCGTCGAGGGGGCCGTGGCCCGGGCCGGTGCCGAGCTGGGCCCCCTGACCGACCTGGTGGCCAACGCCGGGATGGGCCGGGCCAAGGGCCTGTGGGACCACACCGACCAGGAGTGGCAGCTCATCGTGGGGGTCAACCTCACCGGCACGTTCAACTGCCTGCGGGCCGTGGTCCCCGGGCTGCTGGCCCGGGGCGGCGGGACGGTGGTGACCGTGGCCTCCCTCACCGGGGTGCGGCCCACCATGGGCGAGGGGCCGTACTCGGCGGCCAAGGCCGGTGTCATCGCCCTCACCCGCTCCGCGGCGCTGGAGGCGGCGCCCACGGTGCGGGTCAACTGCGTGGCGCCGGGCATGATCCGCACCCCGCTGACCCGGATGGTGACCGACACCCCGGAGTGGCTGGCCGCCGCCGAGGCCGGCACCCCCCTGGGCCGGGTGGGCGAGGCGGGCGAGGTGGCCGACGTGGTGGCCTTCCTGGCCTCCGACGCGGCCAGCTACGTCACCGGCCAGACCATCGTGGTCGACGGGGGCAGCATCCTCCCGTCCCTCCAGAGCGACGCCCTGCTGCGGGCCATCTCCGGTCGCTCCGACTGA
- a CDS encoding AMP-binding protein, with amino-acid sequence MLEGRNLWELVEARAEASPEAVMTVDESGQRVTFGDYRASAEKVAAGLHGEGIGAGDVVSWVLPTWHGSLVLIAALARLGAVQNPIIPIYRDREVGFVTGQAGARLLIVPGTWRGFDYEAMAARIVEGNPSPARVLVAERALPDGDPAVLPPRPEPPATRADEPVTWLFYTSGTTADPKGARHSDGDLILTARGMCDRMQCREGDRNLMAFPVTHIAGPIWLCSSLMYGLMNVITEAFDPQATPSLAAEADVTLAGSATYFHMAYLAAQRAAGPEPLFPSLRLCPGGGAPKPPALHTEVRHELGGLGIVSGWGLTEAPILTMGSALDPDDKLATTEGRPMPGVLLRAVSLDGQEVGPGQEGELRAKAPQMMRGYLDPSLDTEAFDEDGWFRTGDLGVIDEQGYVRITGRVKDVIIRKGENVSAAEVENLLYEHPRVADVAVIGLPDAERGELVCAVVAAPDGAEPLTFDQMVEHLRGKGLRTQALPERLEVVEALPRNASGKIPKHELRRQYGGS; translated from the coding sequence ATGCTCGAGGGACGGAACCTGTGGGAGCTGGTCGAGGCCCGGGCCGAGGCATCGCCCGAGGCGGTGATGACGGTGGACGAGTCGGGCCAGCGGGTCACCTTCGGTGACTACCGGGCCTCGGCCGAGAAGGTGGCGGCCGGCCTCCACGGCGAGGGCATCGGCGCCGGTGACGTGGTCAGCTGGGTGCTGCCCACCTGGCACGGCTCCCTGGTCCTCATCGCCGCCCTGGCCCGCCTGGGGGCGGTGCAGAACCCCATCATCCCCATCTACCGCGACCGCGAGGTCGGCTTCGTCACCGGCCAGGCCGGGGCCAGGCTGCTCATCGTGCCCGGCACCTGGCGGGGCTTCGACTACGAGGCCATGGCCGCGCGCATCGTCGAGGGCAACCCCAGCCCGGCCCGGGTGCTGGTGGCCGAGCGGGCCCTGCCCGACGGGGACCCGGCCGTGCTGCCCCCGCGCCCCGAGCCCCCGGCCACCCGGGCCGACGAGCCGGTCACCTGGCTCTTCTACACCTCGGGCACCACCGCCGATCCCAAGGGGGCCCGCCACAGCGACGGCGACCTCATCCTCACCGCCCGGGGCATGTGCGACCGGATGCAGTGCCGGGAGGGCGACCGCAACCTCATGGCCTTCCCGGTCACCCACATCGCCGGGCCCATCTGGCTGTGCTCCAGCCTGATGTACGGCCTCATGAACGTCATCACCGAGGCCTTCGACCCCCAGGCCACCCCGTCCCTGGCCGCCGAGGCCGACGTCACCCTGGCTGGCTCGGCCACCTACTTCCACATGGCCTACCTGGCTGCCCAGCGGGCCGCCGGCCCCGAGCCCCTGTTCCCCAGCCTGCGCCTGTGCCCCGGCGGCGGGGCCCCCAAGCCCCCCGCCCTCCACACCGAGGTGCGCCACGAGCTGGGCGGCCTGGGCATCGTGTCGGGCTGGGGGCTGACCGAGGCCCCCATCCTGACCATGGGCTCGGCCCTCGACCCCGACGACAAGCTGGCCACCACCGAGGGGCGGCCCATGCCCGGCGTGCTGCTGCGGGCCGTGAGCCTGGACGGCCAGGAGGTGGGCCCGGGCCAGGAGGGCGAGCTGCGGGCCAAGGCCCCCCAGATGATGCGGGGCTACCTGGACCCGTCCCTGGACACGGAGGCCTTCGACGAGGACGGGTGGTTCCGCACCGGGGACCTCGGGGTCATCGACGAGCAGGGGTACGTCCGCATCACCGGCCGGGTCAAGGACGTCATCATCCGCAAGGGCGAGAACGTCTCCGCCGCCGAGGTCGAGAACCTGCTCTACGAGCACCCTCGGGTGGCCGACGTGGCCGTCATCGGCCTGCCCGACGCCGAGCGGGGCGAGCTGGTGTGCGCGGTGGTGGCCGCCCCCGACGGGGCCGAGCCCCTCACCTTCGACCAGATGGTCGAGCACCTGCGGGGCAAGGGCCTCCGCACCCAGGCCCTGCCCGAGCGCCTGGAGGTCGTCGAGGCGCTGCCCCGCAACGCCAGCGGCAAGATCCCCAAGCACGAGCTCCGCCGGCAGTACGGCGGGTCCTGA
- a CDS encoding aldehyde dehydrogenase family protein encodes MTLAPDHDHRLLIGGEWVEGEGGYPVTNPATEQVVGVAPNASVAQAADACAAARAAQKGWAATPTEERAALLARVADIIDTRRDELVPVTQAETGATTRVTKALQVGQAGARFRYYAKAVTTEVPLPPAVMPTTPLAPGGIVGAVEHRAPVGVVACLAAYNFPLTNMAGKIAPALAMGNTVVVKPPVQDPLGTILLARAFEEAGFPPGVVNLVAADTVEAAEALTTSPDVDMVSFTGSTAVGCRIAEVAGGRMKRLLLELGGKGAAIVFEDAEVDAVVANVSSTWTFHSGQICTSPTRLLVQRSRYDEVVAAMAARAGQLKVGDPTERDTVLGPVISGAHRDRVEGHVRSALDEGATAVAGGTRPDLETGFYVAPTLLADATNDMRAAREEIFGPVVVAMPFDDPDEAVALANDSDYGLYSYVFSRDTGRAMAVAKRLECGNVGINTLQRNHEAAFGGFKRSGVGRDGGQWGLHAYSEMQSIMWAG; translated from the coding sequence GTGACCCTCGCCCCGGACCACGACCACCGGCTCCTCATCGGGGGCGAGTGGGTCGAGGGCGAGGGCGGCTACCCGGTCACCAACCCGGCCACCGAGCAGGTCGTGGGCGTCGCCCCCAACGCCTCGGTGGCCCAGGCGGCCGACGCCTGCGCCGCGGCCCGGGCCGCCCAGAAGGGCTGGGCCGCCACCCCCACCGAGGAGCGGGCCGCCCTGCTGGCCCGGGTGGCCGACATCATCGACACCCGGCGCGACGAGCTGGTCCCGGTCACCCAGGCCGAGACGGGGGCCACCACCCGGGTCACCAAGGCCCTGCAGGTGGGCCAGGCCGGGGCCCGGTTCCGCTACTACGCCAAGGCCGTCACCACCGAGGTGCCCCTGCCGCCGGCGGTCATGCCCACCACGCCCCTGGCCCCCGGCGGCATCGTGGGCGCCGTCGAGCACCGGGCCCCGGTCGGCGTGGTGGCCTGCCTGGCCGCCTACAACTTCCCCCTCACCAACATGGCCGGCAAGATCGCCCCCGCCCTGGCCATGGGCAACACCGTGGTGGTCAAGCCCCCGGTGCAGGACCCGCTGGGCACCATCCTCCTGGCCCGGGCCTTCGAGGAGGCCGGGTTCCCGCCCGGGGTGGTCAACCTGGTGGCCGCCGACACCGTCGAGGCGGCCGAGGCCCTCACCACCTCGCCGGACGTGGACATGGTCTCCTTCACCGGCTCGACCGCGGTGGGGTGCCGCATCGCCGAGGTGGCCGGCGGCCGGATGAAGCGGCTGCTGCTGGAGCTGGGGGGCAAGGGGGCGGCCATCGTCTTCGAGGACGCGGAGGTGGACGCCGTGGTGGCCAACGTCTCGAGCACGTGGACGTTCCACTCGGGCCAGATCTGCACCTCGCCCACCCGGCTGCTGGTCCAGCGCAGCCGCTACGACGAGGTGGTGGCGGCCATGGCGGCCCGGGCCGGCCAGCTCAAGGTGGGCGACCCCACCGAGCGCGACACCGTGCTGGGACCGGTCATCTCCGGGGCCCACCGCGATCGGGTCGAGGGCCACGTGCGCTCGGCCCTGGACGAGGGGGCCACCGCGGTGGCCGGGGGGACCCGGCCCGATCTGGAGACCGGCTTCTACGTGGCCCCCACCCTCCTGGCCGACGCCACCAACGACATGCGGGCGGCCCGGGAGGAGATCTTCGGCCCGGTGGTGGTGGCCATGCCCTTCGACGACCCCGACGAGGCCGTGGCCCTGGCCAACGACAGCGACTACGGCCTGTACTCCTACGTCTTCTCTCGTGACACCGGGCGGGCCATGGCCGTGGCCAAGCGCCTGGAGTGCGGCAACGTGGGCATCAACACCCTGCAGCGCAACCACGAGGCCGCCTTCGGGGGCTTCAAGCGCTCCGGCGTGGGCCGCGACGGCGGCCAGTGGGGCCTCCACGCCTACAGCGAGATGCAGTCGATCATGTGGGCCGGATGA
- a CDS encoding type II toxin-antitoxin system prevent-host-death family antitoxin: MTDVSIRDLRNKGGEIVDRAARGEEITITRDGVPVAELRPVRRPPLTAEELVARRRHLPDIDLAQFRRDIDEFTDQSMW; the protein is encoded by the coding sequence GTGACCGACGTGTCCATCCGGGACCTGCGCAACAAGGGCGGCGAGATCGTGGACCGCGCCGCCCGCGGTGAGGAGATCACCATCACCCGCGACGGCGTCCCGGTGGCCGAGCTCCGCCCCGTCCGCCGCCCACCCCTCACCGCCGAGGAGCTGGTGGCCCGGCGCCGCCACCTCCCCGACATCGACCTGGCGCAGTTCCGGCGGGACATCGACGAGTTCACCGACCAGTCGATGTGGTGA
- a CDS encoding cyclase family protein, translating to MPPHVEEVRARVSNWGRWGDDDQRGCANLLDEAAARRGTACVRTGERISLALPLGPDGPQVGQPAHRSNPVLEPLVVNQRDPHAPGVWAASDDAVHMATCAGTHVDTLAHVSYDGLIWNGFPASSVSPETGASVCGAETLTPIMTRGVVVDLGRLRGVEALDEIDPGYAVTGDDLDEAYAAAGLRPEPGDVVLLRTGSVRHLHAGRRELYTLGDRYRFPGPSLGSVEWVRRHDLAGLFTDTYAYEAFPPPSEDWSDTLCVHMLHLRDIGLLQGQNWDLEALSARCAEEARWDVLLVATPEPIVGATSAPVSPVAVL from the coding sequence TTGCCACCCCACGTCGAGGAGGTACGGGCCCGGGTGTCCAACTGGGGGCGGTGGGGCGACGACGACCAGCGGGGGTGCGCCAACCTGCTGGACGAGGCCGCCGCCCGCCGGGGGACCGCGTGCGTGCGGACCGGGGAGCGGATCAGCCTGGCCCTGCCCCTCGGGCCCGACGGGCCCCAGGTGGGCCAGCCCGCCCACCGGTCCAACCCGGTGCTGGAGCCCCTCGTCGTCAACCAGCGGGACCCCCACGCCCCCGGAGTGTGGGCGGCCAGCGACGACGCCGTGCACATGGCCACCTGCGCCGGCACCCACGTCGACACCCTGGCCCACGTGTCCTATGACGGGCTGATCTGGAACGGCTTTCCGGCCTCGTCGGTGTCGCCCGAGACGGGGGCCTCGGTGTGCGGGGCCGAGACCCTGACCCCCATCATGACCCGGGGGGTGGTGGTGGACCTGGGCCGGCTGCGGGGGGTCGAGGCCCTGGACGAGATCGACCCCGGCTACGCCGTGACCGGCGACGACCTGGACGAGGCCTACGCCGCCGCCGGCCTCCGCCCCGAACCCGGCGACGTGGTCCTGCTCCGCACCGGGTCCGTGCGCCACCTCCACGCCGGCCGCCGGGAGCTGTACACCCTGGGCGACCGCTACCGGTTCCCGGGGCCGTCGCTGGGCTCGGTGGAGTGGGTGCGGCGCCACGACCTGGCCGGCCTGTTCACCGACACCTACGCCTACGAGGCCTTCCCCCCACCGTCGGAGGACTGGAGCGACACCCTGTGCGTGCACATGCTCCACCTGCGCGACATCGGCCTCCTCCAGGGCCAGAACTGGGACCTGGAGGCCCTCTCCGCCCGCTGCGCCGAGGAGGCCCGTTGGGACGTCCTCCTGGTCGCCACCCCCGAGCCCATCGTCGGCGCCACCAGCGCCCCGGTCTCACCCGTCGCCGTCCTCTAA
- a CDS encoding MFS transporter: MPAAPDPPAEGEGLRLGSGAGRWVLATTVLGSGMAFLDGTVVNVALPRMGEDLDASFAGLSWIANGYLVTLASLILVGGSVGDRLGRRRTYLGGAVAFAAASLLCGLAPTVPLLVAARLLQGVAGAFLVPGSLALLQVSFHPDDRARAIGAWSGLAGITTAVGPFLGGWLVEVASWRWVFLLNLPLSVVVVVAGRRHLAESRDETVVGRPDLAGAGLGAVGLAGSTYGLIEQSVVVGLAGLALLVAFVAVEARGRHPMVPLGVFRSRQFSGANGVTFAVYGALGGVLFLLSLVLQGALGYTPLAAGAATAPITLIMLVFSARSGALARRVGPRLPMTLGPAIIAGGLALMARIEVGGSYAGDVLPAVVVFAAGLALTVAPLTSTVLAAADPGHAGLASGVNNAVARTAGLLAVAVLPLVAGFDASGEVGAAALVDGFHRAALAGAALTLAGAAVAWVTIRADVLVEAPPAPLPGPRAEGRRGAEPGSGGAEPCFSCGVGAPPQVVTPEVAAPTPPSR; this comes from the coding sequence GTGCCCGCCGCCCCGGACCCGCCCGCCGAGGGGGAGGGGCTGCGGCTGGGCTCCGGGGCCGGGCGGTGGGTGCTGGCCACCACCGTGCTCGGCTCGGGCATGGCGTTCCTGGACGGGACGGTGGTCAACGTGGCCCTGCCCCGCATGGGCGAGGACCTCGACGCCAGCTTCGCCGGGCTGAGCTGGATCGCCAACGGCTACCTGGTGACCCTGGCCTCGCTCATCCTGGTGGGCGGCTCGGTCGGCGACCGGCTGGGACGCCGGCGCACCTACCTGGGCGGGGCCGTCGCCTTCGCCGCGGCCTCGCTGCTGTGCGGCCTGGCCCCGACGGTGCCCCTGCTGGTGGCGGCGCGCCTGCTCCAGGGGGTGGCCGGGGCGTTCCTGGTGCCCGGCAGCCTGGCCCTGCTCCAGGTGTCGTTCCACCCCGACGACCGGGCCCGGGCCATCGGGGCGTGGTCGGGCCTGGCCGGCATCACCACCGCGGTGGGGCCGTTCCTGGGCGGGTGGCTGGTGGAGGTGGCCTCGTGGCGGTGGGTGTTCCTGCTCAACCTGCCGCTGTCCGTCGTGGTCGTGGTGGCCGGTCGCCGGCACCTGGCGGAGTCCCGGGACGAGACGGTGGTGGGCCGGCCCGACCTGGCCGGTGCCGGGCTGGGGGCGGTGGGGCTGGCCGGGTCGACCTACGGCCTCATCGAGCAGAGCGTGGTCGTGGGCCTGGCGGGGTTGGCCCTGCTGGTGGCGTTCGTGGCCGTCGAGGCCCGGGGCCGCCACCCGATGGTGCCGCTGGGCGTGTTCCGGTCCCGCCAGTTCAGCGGGGCCAACGGGGTGACCTTCGCCGTCTACGGCGCCCTGGGCGGGGTGCTGTTCCTGCTGAGCCTGGTGCTCCAGGGGGCCCTGGGCTACACGCCGCTGGCCGCGGGGGCGGCCACCGCGCCCATCACCCTCATCATGCTGGTGTTCTCGGCCCGCAGCGGTGCGCTGGCCCGCCGGGTCGGCCCCCGCCTGCCCATGACGCTCGGCCCGGCGATCATCGCCGGCGGCCTGGCCCTGATGGCCCGCATCGAGGTCGGCGGCTCCTACGCCGGTGACGTGCTGCCCGCCGTGGTCGTCTTCGCCGCCGGCCTGGCCCTCACCGTCGCCCCGCTCACCTCCACCGTGCTGGCCGCCGCCGACCCCGGCCACGCCGGGCTGGCCTCCGGCGTCAACAACGCCGTGGCCCGCACCGCCGGGCTGCTGGCGGTGGCCGTCCTGCCGCTGGTGGCCGGCTTCGACGCCTCGGGTGAGGTGGGCGCCGCCGCCCTGGTCGACGGCTTCCATCGGGCCGCCCTGGCCGGCGCCGCCCTGACCCTGGCCGGCGCCGCGGTGGCCTGGGTGACCATCCGGGCCGACGTCCTGGTCGAGGCTCCGCCGGCCCCGCTGCCCGGCCCCCGAGCGGAGGGCCGTCGCGGCGCCGAACCGGGGTCCGGCGGGGCCGAGCCCTGCTTCTCCTGCGGGGTCGGGGCCCCTCCCCAGGTGGTCACCCCGGAGGTGGCTGCCCCCACCCCGCCCTCGCGCTGA
- a CDS encoding type II toxin-antitoxin system VapC family toxin — MPPPQPRRGIVDTNIVILLRHLDPDVLPTLPAISTVTLAELSVGPLLAATEEERAVRQHHVQLAEADFEALPFDSDAARAYASVAGSLRHMGRKAAARRFDAMIAATALSYDLPLFTTNPDDLDGIAGLDLVAVPVPH, encoded by the coding sequence ATGCCTCCTCCTCAGCCCCGGCGCGGCATCGTGGACACCAACATCGTCATCCTCCTGCGCCACCTGGATCCCGATGTCCTGCCTACCCTGCCCGCCATCTCCACGGTGACGTTGGCCGAGCTGTCGGTTGGCCCTCTCCTCGCCGCCACCGAGGAGGAGCGGGCTGTCCGCCAGCACCACGTCCAACTGGCTGAGGCCGACTTCGAGGCCCTGCCCTTCGACTCCGATGCCGCCCGGGCCTACGCCTCGGTGGCTGGGTCCTTGCGTCACATGGGCCGCAAGGCGGCGGCGCGCCGCTTCGACGCCATGATCGCGGCAACGGCGCTGTCGTACGACCTGCCGCTCTTCACCACCAACCCCGATGACCTGGATGGCATAGCCGGGCTGGACCTGGTCGCCGTGCCGGTGCCGCACTGA
- a CDS encoding EthD domain-containing protein gives MITLHALLVRHPDLTHEEFLAHWHGVHGPLIRDDPVLARHLLSYHQHPVAPGAGTLGLDGFDGVTVQTFVDWDAFRAFATQPESWAMNDDMATFLDVARLRVSVTEDPVVVVAPEATA, from the coding sequence GTGATCACCCTCCACGCCCTGCTGGTCCGGCACCCGGACCTGACCCACGAGGAGTTCCTGGCCCACTGGCACGGCGTCCACGGCCCCCTGATCCGCGACGACCCGGTCCTGGCCCGGCACCTGCTCAGCTACCACCAGCACCCGGTGGCGCCGGGGGCCGGGACGCTGGGGCTCGACGGGTTCGACGGCGTCACCGTCCAGACCTTCGTCGACTGGGACGCCTTCCGGGCCTTCGCCACCCAGCCCGAGTCCTGGGCCATGAACGACGACATGGCCACCTTCCTCGACGTGGCCCGGCTCCGGGTCTCGGTCACCGAGGACCCCGTCGTGGTCGTGGCCCCGGAGGCGACGGCGTGA